CATGTCTGGCACTACAATTTCGATCCCCAGACCAACGTGGTCGAGGCACGCATCTGCCGGTTGCGGGACAAAATCGACAAAGGTTTCGACCCAAAATTGCTGCACACCGTTCGCGGGGTCGGTTATGTTCTTCGCAAGGATAAGTAAGCTTCGGAAGTCGCTGGCCTTCCGCCTGACGGTCTGGTATGCGGTCATTTTCGTGCTTTCTTCGATTGTCGCCTTCGCGTTTTTTTATTTTCTGATCACCCAGGTGATCCGCCAGAAGACCGATGCCGAACTGCTCTCCCAGGCCAATGGGCTGAGTCACATTCATCTGCTCCAGGGTCCGGAGATGATGCGCCGCGCCGCCGTGTTAAAGGCCCAGGCGACCGGTGAGCAGAAGATGTTTTTTCGCCTATTTTACCCGAGCGGCGTCTCTTTTGCTTCGTCCAACATGACCTATTGGAACAATATCGGCATCGACCGGTACGCGGTGGACGCCATCGTCGAAGGCGGCGCTTCCTATCGTTACGTCACCCAACGGGTGCCGGGCGAGGCATACGATGCCCGGGTCATTTATAAACGCATCAACCACAGCATCCTGCTCCAGATGGGCTACTCGCTGGAGAACGAGGAGCGTCTGGTCCAGACCTTCGAGCGCACCTTCCTGGTGACCATGGCCGTGCTGCTGGCCGTCGCGGTGATCATCGGATGGTTCATGGCTCGGAGGGCGCTGTCGGGTGTGGCCATGGTCACTCGTACGGCGCGCCAGATCTCGGAAAACGATCTGGAAAGTCGGGTGCCCGTCCTGCGACGGGATGACGAAATCGACCAACTGGCCGTCACCTTCAACCAGATGCTCGACCGCATCCAACAACTGGTCGTCAGCATGCGGCAGATGAACGACAACATCGCCCATGACCTGCGCAGCCCTATCACCCGCATACGGGGCCTGGCCGAGGTGACGCTGACTCATTCGGCCGGCGTGGAAGACTATGCCCAGATGGCTGGCAACACTATAGAAGAGTGCGATCGGCTGTTGCAGATGATCAATACCATGCTGGCCATTTCCCGTACCGAAGCAGGGATGGATCCTGCCTCGTTTCAGGTCGTGGACATGGCCGTGGTCGCCCGGGAGGCCTGCGCGCTTTTTCAGCCATTGGCCGAAGACAAGGCGATCGACTTGCACTGTGCCATGGAAGAGGGCGGCTGGGTGTCGGGGGACCCGCCGATGTTGCAGCGGATGGTGGCCAACCTGATCGACAATGCCATCAAGTATACGCCCGAGGGTGGGAGGGTCAATGTGGGGATCCGTGCCAATGGGGACAGTTGCGAGATGATTGTGGAGAACAGCGGACCGGGCATCCCCAAAGAGGACCAGGCGAAAGTTTTCCAACGTTTTTTCCGCGGAGATGAAAGCCGTTCCCAGGGTGGGGCCGGTTTGGGGCTGAGTCTGGTCTACGCCATCGTGACCGCCCATGGCGGATCGATCGACCTCGAGAGCATTCCTGCTCGACACACGCGCTTTCGGATTCGTCTGCCTCTGGTAGCCTCGCGCTAGCCGGTTGGCTCGATTCCCATCTTTACTGCCCCGCCGGACCCACCGCTGAAAAATTCTTAATGTGATCAAATGGTAATCTTTAGATCATTTTTTGGTCATCTGCATGCGTTATATTCGAAGCAACTTCAAAAACAACCGCGTTGGACGAATCAGGAGGAATGTATGAAACAAGGTAAAGGGTATCTTTATTTGATCGTATTTTTGTGTCTGACTCTGGCTGCGCCGTTGACCATCGTTGCCGCCGGCGCTCAGAATCGGGATGTCGTCATGGTGCCGGCCAACTTTTCCGAGCTGGCCGAGATGGCCCGCCCCGGGGTCGTCAATATAAGGACCGAACGGACAATGAAAGGCGGCGGTCGTGTCTTCCGCCACTTCTTCGGTGATCAGTTCCGGGGACATCCCAATCCCTTCGAGGAGTTCTTCGGTCCGTTCAACAATGAACCCGAAAGAGAATACAAGCAGCAAAGCTTAGGTTCCGGCTTCATCATCGACAAAGAGGGGTATATCGTCACCAACAACCATGTCATCGACGACGCGGACGAGATAAAGGTACGGCTCTACAACGAAAAAGAGTACGAGGCCAAGGTGGTGGGCCGCGATCCGAAGACCGATCTGGCCCTGATCAAAATCGAGGCCCCCAAAGACTTACAGCCCTTGACCCTTGGCAACTCGGACGAGCTCAAGGTAGGGACCTGGGTGGTGGCCATTGGCAGTCCCTTCGGCCTGGAACAAACTGTGACCCAGGGTATTGTGAGCGCCAAGAAGCGTGTGATCGGCGCTGGGCCTTACGACGATTTCATCCAGACCGATGCCTCCATCAACCCGGGTAACAGCGGCGGTCCCCTGCTTGATCTGCAGGGACGTGTCGTCGGTATCAATACGGCCATCGTGGCGAGCGGGCAGGGCATTGGTTTTGCCATCCCCATCGACATGGCCAAGACCATTGTGGCCCAACTCAAGGACAAAGGTGAGGTGACCCGCGGATGGCTGGGGGTCGGCATACAGGATGTCACGCCCGAACTAGCCGAGTATTGGGGCCTCGACAGTACCAAAGGGGTGCTGGTGACCCAGGTATTCGAGGGTGATCCGGCGGACAAGGCAGGTGTCAAAAAGAACGATATCATCGTGGCCTTGAACGATCAGCCGGTCACCACCGGAAGAGAGTTGTCCGCAATTATCGCCAATACCCCCGTGGGTGAGAAAACACGTATCACGCTGATTCGGGGAGGAGAGAAGATGTCCCTCACCGCCAAGGTCGCCAAACGCGAGGAAAAGTCGTTGCAGGCCGCCAGGGAGGATGAACGCAGCGATGTGCTGGGCCTGCAAGTGGCTGACCTGACGCCTGAAAGAGCTCAGCAATTCGGTTTGGACAAAGAGGAGAGCGGTGTCTTGGTGGTGGACGTGGAAAACGGCAGCCGTGCAGATAAAGCCGGTGTGCGGGTCGGCGATATTGTCAAGGGGATCAATCGGAAAAAGGTCGAAAATTTGAATGACTATTCGGCCGTCATGAAAAAGGCCGATGATAAGGAGGCTCTTCACATGCTGGTTCTGCGGCGCAACGAGGGCCTCAAGGCCATCAAGATCGTTCCATAACCCCCTCCACGGGCGTGCTTTTGGCGCCCGTTTCCATCCGGGTCGGCAGCCAGAGATTGCTGCCGGCCCGCTTCATGACTATTCCCTTTGTGGATGGGCGCTATATAAGTCTTGACAGAAAAGCATTCGCTCAATAAATTGTCGTTTCAAAATCAAATCGCGCTGTCTATCCAACAGCCAGGGAGTAGAGCGTCATGCCTGTTTACGAATTCGAATGCAAATGTGGCCATGTTTTCGAGGATCTGGTTCCCATGGGGACAGAGGAGGCCAAGTGTCCTCACTGCAAACGCGAGATGGCTAAAAAAATTATGAGTTCCTGCACCTTTGAACTAAAAGGTGGCGGATGGTACGCAGACGGATACGCCTCGACCAAGAAATAGTACCCCAACGAACTGCGGGACCCGCAGGCAGCAACCTTCCAAAACCAAGTGCACCGGCATCGAGCTGGAGGCATGGTGTGCTGGCGTTTATTTTTGATTCAGATCCCGGCACGAGTCCAACCTTATCGTTTGTCTATTGTTTTCAACCTTTTCCAAGGAGGTGACATGGCGCATTCTGCTGTTGTCCCTGACATCGGCGCACTGAGTTCGTTTGCAATGCAAACCATCCGTCAAATGGGTGACGAAGCCATTCAGTTTTATGGTCGAGGCCGTTTGCATCCCCCGTTCGATCAGAACCTCGTCACCCAGGCCGAGCTTCATCTGAACAACTCCTTTCAAAAAGCTATTGCTGCTCAATTCCCCCAGCACCAGATTTACGGCCGAGATCCCTTGGGTGAAGGGTATACCCACGGAGCCAAAAGATATTTGTGGGTGTTCGATCCATTGGATGGCGTCGACAACTTCCAAACGCGGATTCCGATCTGGGGTATGTCCCTGGCCCTTTACGAAAACAACTGGCCGGTCTTCGGATGTTTTTACATGCCGGCCACCAATGACCTATTCTATGCCGTTGCGGAGCAGCAGGCCTTCTGGAACGAGCGGCCATTGACACTCGTGGACCGCGGCGATCTTTCCCAAGAGAGCCTGATGCTGACATTTTCCCGCTTTCACCAGCACTATCGCTCGCAGTTCCCAGGCAAAATCAGGGCGCTCGGCAGCACCGGGGTGCATGCCTGTTATGTGGCCATGGGAAGGGCCGACGCAGCCATCGTTGCCAATGAATCTTTCAAGGATTTGGCGGCGGTGCGCATTATCGTCGAATCGGTCGGCGCCAAGATCTACCGGGCCGATGGATCCGACTTTTTTCTGGGCGATTATGTGGATGGCACCCGGATCGATGATCACCTCATTATCACCACCCCTTCCAATGCCGAATCGGTCTTGGAGTGTTTGCAGGCCATTCAGTAGCGTCTATGGACCGCGTGGCCCGGTGGTCATGAACGGATTGGTTACGATTTGACCTTCTGAGGTTTCGCAGGTTGTTTTTCCTTGCGGTAGAAGAAGGCGCAAATGGCTAATACAAGACTGTAGGCTGTGATGATATACCACATCTCATCTGAGGTGCGGCGCGCCACCAGATAGAATAACCATCCAGAAAAAATTAGTAATTTCGGTTTCATAGAGTTGTCGCCAGCAGATCGCCGATCCATACAACCAGTGATAATAGATGCCGATGTGTAACCATATCGGCCGATGGGGCTCAAACTTTAATCGGCATGAAAGGGCACGGGTTTCCCGGTGCGATAGGCCAGTGCCTGGCAGGTGGCGACCAGGTCGCCGCCGCCATTGGTCACCTTGATCGCATACGTGGCGGTTTTGCGCGTGGCGGCCACTTCATCGGCCTGGGCCACCAGACGATCACCGGCTTCGGGGGATTTGATGTAGGTGACGTTGACGTTGAGCGCCACGGCGATGTCCCCGTGGGTTTGGGAGGCGGTCTCGAACGCCTCGTCGATGAGGGCGAAGAGCGCCCCGCCATGGGCGCGGGCGTAGATGTTGTTCATCAAGACCGGGTCGTAGGTCATTTCAACGATCGAATGCCCCAGCGATAACGCCGTGAGAGACATGTGAAGGGCTTGCGCGAAAGGCTCCCTGGAAACAGCCCGGAAAATTCCTTCCTTCACCCCTTGATCCATTTGCACTGTTTTTACCTTCGGTTACGGCTCGGTTGGCGACTGGATTCTCCCCAGGTTCCGACTGAGTAAAATCCGCTTAGGTCTCTTTGAACCGCCAGAACGGGTAATCCAACTCGTAGGTGGCCACCCGCCCCGGATTGGCCTCGCGGCTGGCGACGACCCATAGATTGATTTGACGATGTTCAGACACCTTCGGCGTCATGGGGTCCCAATCGGGCATGAGGATCAGGGCGTTGTCCGCGCTATACTCTATGTCGCCGGATTCTTTGAAGGAACTTAGATCCGGAGTCTCTCCGTAGCCCCCACCTCTGCCGCGGCTCAATTCGCTGATCACCAGGAAACAGACCTGGTGGTCATCCCGAATCGACTCGAATTGGCGCAGCCAGGAATCGATGCCGGTTCGCCGTTCGGTTAAATCCTTAAAGGGGAGTTTGTGCAGACTGTCGACCACCACGAGCACTTCATCCTTTCGGGTTTCATGCTGGAGAAAATCGATATGGCGCCGCATGGTGTCCGGGGACAACCGGCGATCGTTGACCACCCGGAAATAGGTCAACAAGGTTTTGAATGTGGTGGTGGCCTGTTTGAGACGCTCGGCCTCGTCCGCTGAGAAAGCACCACTGCGGATCTTTTTTTCGGCGACGTCGCTCAGGCGCACCAGGGTGCGTATGTATATTTTTTGCCGTCCGTTCTCAAAATCATAATAGATCACCGGGACGTTCCGGCGGGCCACCTCGGTCGAGACCTGCATGAAAAAGCAAGATTTACCGGCCTTGGGCGGTCCGCCCAGGATATTGATCCCACGCAGACCGTCGGTGTGGCGGTCGAATTTGGTAAAACCGGTTTGAATCCCCAGCAACGTTTTACCCTTGTCTTTTTCCAGCAAGGTGATGAATTGACGGTGCTCTTTTTCGGGGGATGCGAACGGAGAAAACGCTTTGGATTGACGGATCATCTCCTGAAGCGTTCTCTTCAGCACATCCAATGAACCGGCCGCCAGTTGCGGCAAGTGGTCCCCTCGTTTGAACTGTTCCGGCCAGGTCAGGATGCGGGCCTTGAATCCAATGCGTACGGCCAACTCCCGCGCCGATTGACGGGATTCGGGCGTGTTGGATACCAGAAGAAAGAGATGTTCGATACGTTTCAGACGTTCGGGATTCACGGCGCTCAAGTCGGAGGCGGATGGGAATGCGATCGCCGGATACCCCAGGGCGTGCAGAATCAGCTGACTCAGTTCTCCTTCGGTGATGAACAGGGCGCCGCCTTGGCAGTGACCGATGGCCGGTGCATTGTAAACGGCCGCCTCGCCTTTGAAGAAGAGTTCGTTGCCGTGCCAAAAGAACTCCTGGGGCTTGCCGGGCATCACACAACGCGCGGCATAGGCCAATCCGGTTTCCTGGGTGTAAGGATGAACCAGGTAGCGGCCGTTGAACCCGACGCGCATCGCATCGAGCGTCGATTGGGTAACGTGATATCGAGCAAAGAAGTCGTATTGATCCTTGCCCATGAGCGAGATGAATTTTTCGATTTCCGAGCCCAGGTGGCGGGGCGGGTAGGCGACATCCGAAGCAAATCCGTCATCGTCCGGATCGAATCCCGGGACCTGGCGGCCGTCGAGGCCAAGCAGGCGGGCAAAGTGAAGATGAAAGCCGCCGGGCACGCAGCCCGATTGGCATTTGAACATGCCCCGGAAAAAGCTGTCCGTGTTAAGAAGCACCGTCAACTGACCCTGTTTTTCTCGTTGGTTCTGAATGCAAAAAGGGCAGGGCGCAACCAGGTGAAAGCCTTTCCACGAGCCGCCTGGAAGATGGGTTTGGTAAAAGTGTTTCACCTGTTCAAAAGGAATCATCGTCGAAGACCTTTTCCGGCAGTCGAAGGGCGTATCGCGTATCGGGCTGGTTCTAACCCGTCAATGGTTTGCGGGCAAGGGAAATTTCATGCCGATGTGCCTTGACAGCATAAAAGGTTATATTACTTTTTAATACAAAACAAATTCATAATGAAATGACGATCCTGTTTTTCCTTCGGTAAAACTTTTTAAAATCAATTGGATCACGTAGGAGAAACAAGATGCCCAAGAGTTACTTCGCCATCCTAGGTGTATCTTCCGGGGCATCTGCGGAAGAGATTAGATCGGCCTATCGCCGTCTGGCCAAGACCTATCACCCCGACCATTTTTCAGGAGACAGCGAGCCTTTTCGCCAGGTGCAGGAGGCCTATTCCGTTCTGAGCGACGAACGCCGGCGCCATGACTACAAGCAGGCGATCGATCGTGCCGTCAAACCGCGCCCGGTGCGCCGGCCGCCGTCGGCTTCCCATTCGGCCCCAGAACCGCTGATTCCGGAATCGCGCCCTGCAGATCTGGGCGATATTTCGCCGGTGACATCGTTCTATACCTTCTCCCCTTCGTTTGACGAAATTTTCGACCGGTTGTGGCAGGGGTTCGGCGACCGGGGACATTTGAAATCGGGTCGATTGCAGCATCTCACTCTGGAGGTCCCGTTGACCCGGCAGCAGGCGCGGGCCGGCGGCACGGCGAGGGTGCTTGTTCCAGCCCGGACCGTTTGTCCCACGTGCCGTGGATATGGCAGCGTGGGGCCTTTCATGTGCGTACGATGCGGGGGCGAAGGGTACGTTTCGGGGGAGATACCTGTATCCGTGGATTTTCCAGCGGGACTCGCCGCCGATCATGCCGTGGTGATCCCTTTGCAGCGCTTCGGTATCGACGATCTGCGCCTGACCGTTCTGTTCAGGCCCACCGACGCCGACCGGTTCTAACCGGTTGTTGAACGACTTCGCCGGATAGCCTGATTCTTACTCTCACGATGGTTGCGCGAGCGGTTGGACACGATCCACCGTCAGGGTGGCCGTTCCCCAGTTCTGCTCGACCCGTCCCTCCAGAAGATAAGGACGGCCGTGGTCGAGCAGGTGACAGAAGCGATCATAAGCCCGGGGAAAGAAAGTGGTCTCTACCACTCCGGTATCGTCTTCGAAGGTGAGAAACTCCATGGGCTCTCCCCGCTGGGTGTGAACCACTTTGCCGGTGATCAGCCACCCGGCGAACCGGACGCGGCACCCTGTCCGCCTGATGACCTCGCGGGCGTCAACTGCGCCGGCCCGGCGCGCCGTGCTTTTGAAAAGCGTCATGGGATGCCGGTCGCAGAGAAACCCCAACACCTTAAATTCCCGGCGCAACCGCTCCATGGGGTCGTCGGGCGGCAGTTCCGGCGGCGCGAGGCGATGGCCGCCACCAAAGAGGTCGGGTGCGCCGGCGGCGGATTTGCGGCCGGCACGCCACTGGGCGAGCACCCATAGGAACTGAGCCCGGGAGAGGTCGGGAGCCAGACGGTCCAGGGCGCCACACAGGATCAAGGCCCGCGCCTCGGCGTCGTCGGGCCGGATACGCTCCCAAAAATCGCTGGGGTCCGCGAAAGGCCGCCGCTCCCGCTGCGCCACGATCCGCCGGGCCGTTTCGGCCGCAAGGCCCTTCACCGCCATCAATCCCACCCGAATGCCATCTCGATCCCCGGTCCATTGGATGCGGCTGCACTGCACGTCCGGTCTTTTAATGGTTACGCCCAGACGGCGCGCCTCGGAGACGTAGGCGAAGGTGCTGTAAAAGCCGCCCTGGTTGTTGATCACCGCGGCCATGAATTCAGCCGGAAAGTGGGTCTTGAGATAGGCGGCCTGGAACGACACCCGGGCATAGGAGGCGCTGTGGGGTTTGCAGAACGAATAGACGGAAAAACTCATCATCATGGCCCACACCGCTTCGATCTGTTGCGGCGTCAGGCCTCTTTCCCGTGCGCCCTGGGCGAAGCGCCGGCGGAAATCCTGTAATCGATGCGCCCGGTCTTTCTGGGACATCACCTTGCGCAGGCCGTCGGCTGCGGCATCGTCGAAACCGGCCAGGGCCATGGCGGCCCGGGAGACATCCTCCTGGTAGACCATGATCCCGAAGGTCTCGTCCAGCACGTCGGCGAGCAGGGGGTGGATGGGCGCCCAGGCGCCGCCGTGCAGCCGCCGGATATACTCCTGGATGAAGCGGTTGGCCGCGGGCCGGATGATGCTGGAGTGGATTACCAGATGATCGAAGTCGCCGACGCCGGATTTTTGCTGGAGCAGGCGCGTGGCCGGGCTTTCGATGTAAAAGCACCCCATGGTGCGGCCCTGGGCCAGGGTCTCCTGGGTGGCCAGGTCGTCTTCGGGGTTCCAGTGGGTTTCATCGAAGGAGGTTCCGTTGGTTCGAACGTTATGGATAGCGTCCCGGATGACGCCCAGGCTGCGGTTGCCCAGCAGGTCGATCTTCACCAGACCGGCGGTTTCGGCGGCGTCCTTTTCCCACTGGATGATGGGTACCCCCTTGGCGGCGCGTTGGACGGGGACATAGTCCTGGATGGGGTTCGGGGTGATCACCACGCCGCCCGGATGAACCGACAGGTAGCGGGGTTTACCGAGCAGCTGCCGGGCCAGGGCCAGAATTTGCGGCCAGGGATCATCCAGGCCCAGCTTCCGGGTTTCAGGGTGGCGTTTGAGGTCGGCCAGCAGGTCGGCTTTTTCATGGCGGTGCCAGAACCAGGGCAAGCGTCCCGTTACCCGTCCGATTTCGGCATCGGTCAGGCCGAACACCTTGGCGGTTTCCCGGATGGCCATGCGGGGTTGGAACAGGATGTGGCTGGAGACCATGGCGGCCCGGGCGCCGTAGTGGTCGAGGACGCCCTGGATCACCCCGTCGCGTTCGTCCCAGGCAAAATCCACGTCGATGTCGGGGGCATCCTTGCGGCCTGGATTGAGAAAACGGCCGAAGTAGAGGTTGTGCTTGATCGGACAGACATTGGTGATACCCAGGCAATAGGCCACCAGCGAGGCCGCCCCCGATCCCCGGCCGCAGGTGCGCGGGCTGTGCTGGACGATGTCCCGCACGACGAGAAAATAGGCACAGAAGTTCATGCGGGCGATGGTTTGCAATTCGTGCTCCAGGCGGTCCACAACCGGTTCGGGCAGATCGCGGCCATAGCGGTGCTGCGCTCCCTGGTAAGCGGCCTCACGCAGCGCCTGATTCGCCGGGCGGCCCTGGGCATCGTGCCAGGGCGGCATGACCAGGCCGAAATCGGGGCCCATGAATTTCAGCTGCGCGGCGATGAGGTGGGTTTGGGCCACGGCTTCGGGGCAGGCGGCAAACCGATGGTAGTAGATCTCGGGTCCGGCGAGCCAGGCATTGGCCGGCGCCGTCTGATCGGCGGGCAGCCGTTCCAGGGTGGTGTTCTGATCGATGGCCCGCAGCAGGCGGTGGCAGCGGTGGTCGTCGGGAGAGAGAAAAAAGCTGCCCGGGGTGGCCACCAGGGGGATCTTCAGCTCCCGGGCGCGTCGCCGTAAGGGGTGGGTGGGCGCCAGGGGCGTGCGCGGCATGGCGGCGTAGACCTGCACGCCGGCTCGGTGCCAGCGGGTCAGCAGATCGGGATCGGCGGTGAGCACGATCAGCCCCCGGGCCTGCGGGGGCAGGGCGCCGGCCAGGTCGAATCCCGCGTCCATATGGCGCCGGGTGAGCAGGCGGCACAATCCGGTATACCCCTCGCCGTCGGCGACCAGGCACACCGCCCGGCGCGCTCTTTGCGGGTCGGTGATGTCGGCTCCCACGATGGGCGTCAACCCCTCCCGGCGACAGGCCTCCAGAAAGGGCCACAGGCCGTAGAGGTTGTCCGTGTCGGTGAGGGCCAGCCGGTCGTAGCCCAGCCGCCGGGCCGCTTGGCAGAGCGTCCGGACCGAGGCGGTGCCCCACATGAGCGAGTGGTGCGAACGGACGGTCAGCGGAATCATTTCAGCCCGTCCACGCGCTGCCCATGCGCACCGCCTGGCCGCCGAAGCGGTCGCGGATCTTATCCATCGCTGCGATCAGGCGTTTTTGCCGCAGCACCGTTTGGCCCTCTTCGGCAAAGAGCGGCAGTTGGGCCGGCGGAAAGACCAGGCGGTCGCAGATCAGGCGCAGATGGCGGACCCGGGTGCGCCGGGAGACGGCCAGGTGCAGGGCGCGGCGGGCCGCGGGAAAAAGGGCCAGGTCGTTGGCCGTGGGCGGCTCCAGGCGGACCTGGCGGACGCAGCGCCGGCCGTCGCTGTAATCCGCGGCCACGGCCAGGCGACGGGCCACCCGACCCTGCTGGCGCAGGCGCCGGCCGGCCGTCGCCACCAGGGTGTGCAGCCGGCTCTCCATGACCGGTAGCGCGTGGACGTCGGTGCCGAAGGTGTGATTCAGGGCCACCCGGGGCGCCGCCTGGTCCACGGCCAACACCGGCGAGGTATCGATACCGCGCAGGGCCGCGTCGATTTCCGCGGCCGGTCGTCCCAGGGCCACGGCCAGTCGGGCGGCCCCAAGACCGACGACCTGGTGGACACGGGTCAGGTTCAATTCGCGCAGCCGGATCAGGTCCGGGCCTTCGATGCCCGGTACGAGCCAGACCGGCAGGGGCGCCAGGAAAGCCGCTTCGCCGCCCGGGGGCACGATGCAATCGCCTTGGGGTTTGACCAGCCGCGAGGCCACCTTGGCGATCAGTTTATTGGCCGCCAGGGACCAGATCGGGTCCAGCCCCAACTCCTTCCAGGCTTGGCTGTGCAGGCGCCGGGCCACGTCCACGGCCGGTCCGAACAGGCGACTGGTGCCGGTTACGTCTACGAACAGGTGGCCGTCGCGATCGCCGGGCTCGATGCGCGGGGAGTAGGGCAGGGCGTGGCGCAGCAGGTCGGCCATGGCCTGCTCATAGCGGGCCGGTTGAGGGGGGCGGATCACCAGGTCACGGCACAGGCGTCCGGCTCGTGCCAGAGGCATGCCTTTGCGCACACCGGCCTGGTAGGCTTCTTCGCTCATGTCATAGACCACGGCCCGGGCCGCCCCTTCGGGCGCAATGATGACCGGTCTCCCTGCCAGGCGCCGGTCCAGGCGTCGTTCCACGGCCACGGCAAAATCGGCCACATTGATATGAATGATGTTTCGGTCCATGGGTTCTGGTGCTTTCGTGCGCCGTTTTCAATGGAACGCCCTGCCGGATGAACGGGTGCAGAGTTCTGTCATGAGCATGTTGGCATTGCGCGGCGCCTGGGCACGCACGTGGTTGTTGAAAAAGGCGATACCGCTATGCGCCCGGGCCGCCATTTTGGGGATGATCGTCCGGCTCCATTG
This Desulfatitalea tepidiphila DNA region includes the following protein-coding sequences:
- a CDS encoding DNA polymerase Y family protein, which encodes MDRNIIHINVADFAVAVERRLDRRLAGRPVIIAPEGAARAVVYDMSEEAYQAGVRKGMPLARAGRLCRDLVIRPPQPARYEQAMADLLRHALPYSPRIEPGDRDGHLFVDVTGTSRLFGPAVDVARRLHSQAWKELGLDPIWSLAANKLIAKVASRLVKPQGDCIVPPGGEAAFLAPLPVWLVPGIEGPDLIRLRELNLTRVHQVVGLGAARLAVALGRPAAEIDAALRGIDTSPVLAVDQAAPRVALNHTFGTDVHALPVMESRLHTLVATAGRRLRQQGRVARRLAVAADYSDGRRCVRQVRLEPPTANDLALFPAARRALHLAVSRRTRVRHLRLICDRLVFPPAQLPLFAEEGQTVLRQKRLIAAMDKIRDRFGGQAVRMGSAWTG